GGCACCGTCGCGGCCGCCCTCATGGCGTGACGCCGTGACCGTCCACCTCGTGATCGAGCAGGAGCTGCCCGCACCGTGTGAGCAGGTGTTCGACACCATTCACGACTACCGGCACCGGCTGGAGTGGGACACCCTGCTGCGGCGCGCCTACACCGTCGACGACGCCCCGCCGGCACGTGGTGTGACGGCGGTGTGCACGGCGGCGTGGTGGCTCGGCGGCTACTCCTTCCGCACCCGGTACGTCACGTTCGACCGGCCAACCGTCGCGGCCATCAAGCTGGAGTCACGGCCGCCGTTCTTCGCGGCGTGGGCGGCGTCGATCCGACACACGTCGCTGCCCGGCGGGCGTTCCCGCGCGACGTACACGATGACGTTCACGGTGCGCCCGGCTCGACTCGCGCCGCTGCTGGAACCGGTCGCGAAGGCGCTCTTCCGGCGCGAGACGCAGCGCCGACTGCGCGCACTCGCGCGGCATCTCGCGCGCTCGAGCTGACGCGCCACGGGTCAGTCGCCGCCGTGGGGGTTGGGGACGAGGACGGTGTGGGCTTGTTTGACGGTGATGGTGGCGTGGGCGGGTGGTCCGGTGATGGTGCCGGGGATG
The nucleotide sequence above comes from Jatrophihabitans endophyticus. Encoded proteins:
- a CDS encoding SRPBCC family protein → MTVHLVIEQELPAPCEQVFDTIHDYRHRLEWDTLLRRAYTVDDAPPARGVTAVCTAAWWLGGYSFRTRYVTFDRPTVAAIKLESRPPFFAAWAASIRHTSLPGGRSRATYTMTFTVRPARLAPLLEPVAKALFRRETQRRLRALARHLARSS